In one window of Calypte anna isolate BGI_N300 chromosome 1, bCalAnn1_v1.p, whole genome shotgun sequence DNA:
- the LOC103538124 gene encoding potassium voltage-gated channel subfamily A member 1: MTVMAGENMDETSVVPGHPQDSYQPAAHDDHECCERVVINIAGLRFETQLKTLAQFPNTLLGNPKKRMRYFDPLRNEYFFDRNRPSFDAILYYYQSGGRLRRPVNVPLDMFSEEIKFYELGEEAMEKFREDEGFIKDEERPLPEGEYQRQVWLLFEYPESSGPARVIAIVSVMVILISIVIFCLETLPELKEDKEYTVHRTDNTTQVYKSNIFTDPFFVVETLCIIWFSFELVVRFFACPSKTDFFKNIMNFIDIVAIIPYFITLGTEMAEREGTQKGEQATSLAILRVIRLVRVFRIFKLSRHSKGLQILGQTLKASMRELGLLIFFLFIGVILFSSAVYFAEAEEPESHFTSIPDAFWWAVVSMTTVGYGDMYPVTIGGKIVGSLCAIAGVLTIALPVPVIVSNFNYFYHRETEGEEQAQLLHVSSPNLASDSDLSRRSSSTISKSEYMEIEEDMNNSIDNFREANLRTGNCTVANQNYVNKSKLLTDV, encoded by the coding sequence ATGACCGTGATGGCTGGAGAGAACATGGATGAGACTTCTGTGGTACCTGGCCACCCCCAGGATAGCTACCAGCCCGCTGCCCATGATGACCATGAGTGTTGTGAGCGCGTAGTGATAAACATTGCTGGACTACGCTTTGAGACACAGCTGAAGACCTTAGCCCAGTTCCCCAACACTCTGCTGGGCAACCCCAAGAAGCGCATGCGGTACTTTGACCCCTTGCGCAACGAGTACTTCTTTGACCGGAACCGGCCCAGTTTTGATGCCATCCTCTACTACTATCAGTCTGGGGGGCGGCTGCGCCGGCCGGTCAATGTGCCCTTGGACATGTTCTCTGAGGAGATCAAATTTTATGAGCTGGGTGAGGAGGCCATGGAAAAGTTCAGGGAAGATGAAGGATTCATCAAAGATGAGGAGAGACCCTTGCCGGAAGGGGAGTACCAGCGCCAAGTATGGCTCCTCTTTGAATACCCAGAGAGCTCTGGGCCTGCAAGGGTCATTGCAATAGTCTCTGTCATGGTGATCCTCATCTCCATCGTGATCTTCTGCCTAGAGACATTACCTGAGCTGAAGGAGGACAAGGAATATACAGTGCATCGCACTGACAATACCACCCAGGTCTACAAATCCAACATCTTCACAGATCCCTTCTTTGTTGTGGAGACCTTGTGCATCATCTGGTTCTCCTTTGAGCTGGTGGTGCGCTTCTTCGCTTGCCCCAGCAAGACTGATTTCTTCAAGAATATAATGAACTTCATTGACATTGTGGCCATCATCCCTTACTTCATCACCCTGGGCACCGAGATGGCCGAGCGGGAGGGGACTCAGAAAGGAGAGCAGGCCACCTCCTTGGCCATCCTGAGAGTCATCAGACTGGTAAGAGTCTTTCGAATCTTCAAACTCTCCCGGCACTCTAAGGGCCTCCAGATTTTGGGACAAACCCTCAAAGCAAGTATGAGAGAGCTAGGTTTACTaatcttcttcctcttcattggGGTGATCTTGTTCTCTAGTGCGGTATATTTTGCTGAGGCTGAAGAACCTGAGTCTCATTTCACAAGTATCCCCGATGCTTTCTGGTGGGCGGTGGTATCCATGACCACTGTGGGATATGGTGACATGTACCCTGTGACAATTGGAGGCAAAATCGTGGGCTCCTTGTGTGCCATCGCTGGTGTGCTGACAATTGCCCTGCCTGTACCTGTCATCGTGTCCAACTTCAACTACTTCTACCACCGAGAAACAGAAGGGGAAGAACAGGCTCAGTTACTTCATGTTAGCTCCCCTAATTTAGCATCTGACAGTGATCTCAGTCGCCGCAGCTCCTCCACAATCAGCAAATCTGAGTACATGGAGATCGAAGAGGATATGAATAATAGCATAGACAATTTTAGAGAGGCTAATCTCAGAACTGGCAACTGCACTGTAGCCAACCAAAACTACGTTAATAAAAGCAAGCTGCTGACTGAtgtgtaa